GTGGAAACCATGATATGAATTTTCTTAGTTTGTTTTCGCCTTTGGTGGCTGGTTTCCCTTGTAGCCCGCGGGATCCAAGTTCCAGGCTTTTACTTATCCTGTGAATGTGAGTTGGAGCCTGGCTTGGCTTGAGCTAAAATGGACATGGACATATCCAATTGTGACTTAGGTTAATGACTTGAATTggtaatgttaaaattattggaATGTCCAGAGATGATTCCTTGTATGCTTGAGACTTGGCTTTCCTTCTTTCCTTgagggtgaaaaaaaaaaatccttgaaAGACACGATGAATCTGGGAGTATGACGCTAATTAATAAATACGTGAATTATTCGCATATTGTTcggatttttgtattatttatatattaaatgtgtccaaaagaatttttaaatttaaaatatattaaatacatattttatatcattcccatattaaacacaaattatatatcgtattttatatttaccatatttttagctttttttgaatttttgactaaacttaaagtataaaattgtctcttctatttttaattatttacaaaaatatcactatcatttaaaaaaaaaacccaataatatttatttcttaattttcaatcttaattttatatttttcttccctGTAGCATGTACATAGATTCACTCTGATCTTAAGtctgaaattcaaattgattaatttgtttatttttctcaattgaCTAGTACATTATTTAttgtacaaaaaattttgattatgtattatattatattaggtttaataattaattaaatattttacatttgaattattatattaattttcaataaaagatcCATGAAAAGTATTCAAATTGTTATGATATATTACTGTATTTTTAGAAacgtattattaataatgtgtcatattaaactcATTTATATACATTATGTATGTAAATTTTAGGGATCGTTTTTacaaatctatttttcattattcatcGTATCACCCTTATATAATTTGCGTACcctttttttctcattcttgtatttactaactagggtttaaagttttataaatagagCTTTACATTGTCTAAGCCCACTAAGGGttatagttatcagtatcttCTAATACATGATACATAtctataatacaatattatacagatgaaaaatgatatatatcataaaatgtatcaaattaatacaaatgaaacctattatcaatatgaatagatatatttttttaaagaaaatgataatatagtgtaggttcatttgaaaaaatttaaaattttaagagtatttatgatatttttcaaaatgacgggatataaattaagtttttttattattttattaatattttaatattttaccttttaaaaatcataatatacaatattatacaatatttgatACGGCAGCTAAAATGGTCTTATTCGGGCAATATGACTGTGCAGTATGAAAACAAGCCTATGCATCGGAACCGACAGGTTTCTGCCTCTTAACACCAATCACAGTCGCAGCATCCATAGTTCCACTATGTCGGGATATGCTTGAAATATTCCATTGGCAAAGGATTCGATCATGGTGCCATTAGTtcagataatataattaattaatagtaaattttaatgatttgataAGTTTTTCATCCCATtgctttgaaaataaatattggcaatttgatagagacttgtgACGCGGTCACAAAAATGAAGCTTGACATCTATCACAAACCAagttaaatcgaattaaattttttttagttttagtttaatttggtttaaaaaagaaattaaatcttGAGTTGAACTcggttcaaattcaaactaaatgaaTTCGACTCAAATCGAGTTAATTTTCAAGCTTAAACCAGTTCGATTTGGGTCCATGCCTAGCAAGCTGCAATTTCAGGAACTATGGCCTAATTTCCATTTCACCACAGTTTTCTCACTAAAACTTACACCAGAAAGCACGCATAGAAATGGAACTTAAGTTGAGATCAAAACTTTACAGCTGAAACTACTCatctatatcatattattagcACTCTGCTAAATTTACAAATAGTCAATTACGTATATGCCTCTTATTTCGAATTTCAACCACAAAACCGGCTACATTCAGATTCATAACCAGAATACGACACGTCGATCCATATCTGTTTGATCTGTTGCACTATTATGTATCTAGAACAACATAATCTATATCAACTCTGTATATTAACATATTctatcttgttttctttttcatcaaaGCATAGGAAGAAGATAAATGGGAATTGACAAGTGCAGAGAAAGCCGGGGACCCATAGTATACTTAATCTCAACCCTtgctaaaaattcaaacttttcaaCTGGGTGCGGGATCCATGCGAAGAAATTTATCAATCTTAGTATATAGGTCTTCAACAACATACcgcaaaagaaaaacaacacgTGTTGTTCTCTTATTGGGCTTAGCTCATTATAAAAGCCATGCAATTGCTCAAGTTTTGCACCCAGCAAACATCAACTTAATGAAGATGAGTAAAACTTTTTTCTTGCTTGCCTTGTTGCTCCTTGGAGTGGTGCTTTTCACCACTCCCACTTCGGCCGATCAAAAACCACCGGGCGGTCACAAACCACCCGGCGGTCACAGACCGCCTGGTCACAAACCACCTTCCACGGAGGAGGAATCTGCAGAAACCTTGGATGTTAAGCCACCCACATACAAGCCACCACCAACACACAAGCCACCTCCTCCGAAGCACAAGCCGCCAACTCCCTTTGATGAAGCATCTAAGGAAGTGGAGTCAATCCCTGAACACGAGCCAATCCACAAGCCTCCTCCTAAGGGCAAGGGTGAGAAGCCACCACCTGGCCACTACCCTCCTGTCGAGAATGTTGAGGACTCACACGAGCCACCTGTCCATAAATCCCCTCCAAAGAAGCCACCACACAAGCCTCCAACTTCCAACTGATGACATGAAAACCAAGCTATCTACCTTGGTTAATAAATGTATCATGTAGTAAGAAATTAATAAGAGCTCTTAATGATCCATCCTTCAACCTATGTATGCATGTATCTTCTGTTGGTTCATCTACGTAAGTTACTGGATGTATCTTTTGTATCAATTGGCTTTCAGCCATGTAAAATGGGCATGCGTTTGGCTCTATTTGTGTAAAATTTCCTGTTAGTACTGCTTGCTGAACTAGTATTTGCTTTTGGATGTAAACAAACGTTATATCAGATTATCTTCGCTTTCATATATCTTAACTCTAAGAATTCCAAGTAACTAACGGGAGAATTTGAAGAGAAGCACGagataaatgtttaaaaaatgtcaGAATGCATGAGGAAAATGACATGCATGGTATTGAAGTTGGTGGAAGAAGAGGAGATAAAGTTAGGTTTAGGTCACTTAAATATATTACCAGCTTATTCACGTATATTATTGGTTTACAgtctagaatttttttgtttattaatattctatagaatattatattaatatactcTCCCAAATTTACTGTCTAATTTctatagaatatattatttaagataatataccagttttaaatatataatataattttatttgaaaaataacattcaaaATACGATTTCAAATGTCGATTACAACTCATACAATACAAAGAACAAGAAATCAGGTGATATGTATAGTCCAATTCTTTTCCAGAAGGTGTCAAAGGGTCAGTATCGAAGGTGAAAAACGGAGAAAAGCCATTGTTAGGTTTGTCAAACTTTTCACTAAATCTAAGGCTATAGTGCATTGTCGCCAAATAAGATAATTCCCGAATTGATTATGAAAGATCTTTAGAAAACGACACGTCATattgcatatatatttatatatattataatataatttggtattattttattttaatttaaaatcattgaaccatttaataacaaata
Above is a genomic segment from Mangifera indica cultivar Alphonso chromosome 3, CATAS_Mindica_2.1, whole genome shotgun sequence containing:
- the LOC123211609 gene encoding proline-rich 33 kDa extensin-related protein-like, giving the protein MSKTFFLLALLLLGVVLFTTPTSADQKPPGGHKPPGGHRPPGHKPPSTEEESAETLDVKPPTYKPPPTHKPPPPKHKPPTPFDEASKEVESIPEHEPIHKPPPKGKGEKPPPGHYPPVENVEDSHEPPVHKSPPKKPPHKPPTSN